The sequence AGATCACTAAcaaactgaatttttttttatgaagtgTTACTATATTTACTTACCAGTCATAAACCGTGGGAGAATTAGGATGAGAAGGTTTATCAAAGACATTAGCACCAATCTCCCTTGTGGTCACATTACTTGCTGGATGAAATACACTTCTCCACACATCCACTTTCCGGCCAGATCCTGGTGTGGCCGGGGTAGTCGGACTCGCTGGTAGAGACGCTGATCCGCCCACCATTGTTGCTTCTAAGAATCATTGTATATTTAAGTGTATTGTTCAAGCTAGTTAAACCGGTAGTATTGTTTACCAAGAGAATTAGAGAACAACATAATATGATACtcaaatttttaaatgtttcagTTTACCTTTCGTATTGTTCAGGCTAGTCAAACCGGTGGAGATTCGCCTGAGATGGCCACGGCCACGGGCTTCAGGTTGAGGACCAGCCACGACGTCGTCCCAGAGGTTTTCAAGTACacccattttttattttgcttaGAGAGATCATCTGTTCACGTCCCTCCTTTAAATACATAACACGATCTGGTTTTGGTGTTATTTGAATAGGTCCGGCCAAAGAGATTGGGTTCATCCCTTTGGTTTATTGAAATGTATAAATACGAGAAGTAAACCATAACAATGTGTGTTTTATTGATAGTTTTCCTCCAAGAATTGAACCGAGATAACCGGTGATACAAACTGAAACAAATCAGTTAGTTATCCACCGGTTTAACTGACCAGTCTTAACAACTTTGGACACGTGACAATCAAATCAAATTGCAAATTCGCGAGCTGGTCTCTTGCAAAAATTTGTCCGTTtcttttggagataagtgagaCTGAAGCTTTCAATgtcaaaaatagttttttgtttCGATTTCTTTATACATATAATCTTTGCGTACACAACAATTAAAGCCTGccgttatttttattataacaaaatattttttttattgcatacACATTCCTCTATGCCCTCAACTTAAATTAGGAAGTTCTCACGCTTCTAAAAACATGTCTCCAGCACGAGACGGCGAAAACAAACGTGAAATGTTAGTCCTAAACTGAGCAAAATAGAGTTTTACAGAACCAAGGCGGCACGGCCAATTCTGAAATTTAGGTAGTCATAGACAATTTAGgacaataaaatagaaaaattcaaCAATTTAGAGGTATATATTTTCTCTTAAATCTGGAACCAAAACCAACAGAACTAACCACACTTGAAGTTTCTTTACTTGAGTGTGAAGTAAAAATGTATCAACAGTCAAAGTGAAGTAAACATGTATCAACAGTCGAAGATTATTATCTCTTATTCATGACTCCTTAATCTATTAAGTAAGATTTAGACTTAAGTCTTTGACGATCACATGATATTCTTCACAGATCAATCTCAAACCTAGGAAAGCGACTGTAAAAATCTGAAACTGTCAAAGTTCTGAAACAGAAAACTTCAAACACAAAGAGGAACACTTTTGACTAgtgtatatctatatatatatatatatatattgatgatcTTAGAACCCCTttagatcatcatcatcgtctttCCAATTTTCCTTAGCTTTTTTCGACAAATCTTCCACGCCCTTGTCAACATCATGCCGTTCCCTATCCGCCTCCTCACCGGACCCAACCACTGCCTCTGTGACCTTCTGAGCTGTGCTCTTAGCCGTCTCCCACGCATCTTTCACTGTCTCCATAGTCTTTTCCCCAACATCTTGGGCCTTTTCCTTAAACCCCTGAGCCAAATCCTCTGatttctcctttgaatcctctgcATATTCCTTGGCTCTATCTTTTGTCTCTTCCGCTTTATCTTTCGTCTTCTCTTTCACATCATAAGCTTTGTCCTTGGCCTTCTCTTTCGTCTCGTAAGCTTTATCAGCTGCTCTACTCGCTCCTTCATTCACTTTATCCTTAGTCTCTTCCGCATAACCTCTCGTCTTCTCTTTCACATCATAAGCTTTGTCCTTAGTCTTGTCTTTCATATCATAAGCTTTGTCCTTAGCTTGCTCTTTGCAAGCCTCTAAGTCTTCGCCAGATTCTTCTCTCCATTTCCTTGAATCATTTGCCAAATCAGCCCTTGAGTCTCTTGCTTTCTCTACTGGATCGTTTCTTCCCTGTAAAAACAGAACAATCACTTCTTTCAAGTTTCAAGTTTCAAGTTTCACCTTGTGTTAATAAGGAGAACTCAAAGATATGTCTGATAAACGAAGGGGGAATAAAATCATAACTACTGATTAGCCGTTAAAGTATCTTCAACTTGATTTCTTGCAAGTAAAGccttattcaaaaaataaaaccttCATTCCTTGTGACACAAGTTAACCTAATTGTTTGTGTAaaccatatatttaaaataacactgATACTCttacactttttaaaaaatttccttaaattcccaatatatatttacatacaaaatttatagaaaattacATATCACACAACTTAAGATATAGAAAAATTCTGTGAAAAAAAATCGTATAGAAAATGGGAATCATTAACTAGTCACCGATGATGCATCGATTTGTTTTATATGTGTATATGTAATAATTACCTTAGAATGGTTATTGACCGATGAAGCAAAAATGACACGAGAGTGTTTCCGACCAATCACCACCGCAGGAGTTCTGGGAGGAGCTCGGCTCTCAGGGAAAGCTCTAAAGAGACCGCAAGAAGCTGTGCTCGACAGTTGCATAGCCGCCATATTCATCAATCAGAGAAACAATTTTCTTCTCAATTTagctttttgaaaatatttttgttttgtctgaAATTTTCGAAGTCTCGTCGTTCTCATCTTTCGCATATGTCTACATTGCAAATTTATAGGGCCAGTAAACACAGCTGGCGGCACGTATTTGACACATGTCACTAAAATAACAAGTGTCAAATTGTTTTGCGTTTTCTCTTGCGCTCTATCCTTTGACcgaccttttctttcttttatttttctctttttttaccAGTAATGAAGTTTGTTCCGTAGCAAAACAGGTAACAGATATGAAGTCCCCCTATATTACATACTTATCCTAGAAGTCTTTTCTAAACGATCTACTTCCGCAAAAAACTTCCTATGTACATGAAAAAACTTATTCTCACATGAACAAGTTAAGGTGCAGATGTCTATCACATGAGTGGTAACTGAGGCATCAAATCACATCACACCTTATTATTGGCTTGATAGTACTAGTTTAATTGTCTTGGGGTTTCTCTATTCCAACAGACTTAAGGGTATCAGACAATACGTTGGCATCCTCTTCAAAAATTGCTGGTTTAGACTTTAGTTTGTACATCTGACATCTCAATTCTCAAGGATGGCGGTCGTAAGGCTATTGCTTCATATTCTAATAGTGAATGAGTGTCTTCAATGGAAgaataattatggaataattgTCTTTCACCTCTTTGTGGTGAAATTAGGGTTGCATTTCCATAGCatccaaaacaaaaaattcttCAATAATAGTAATTATTATTTGTAGTTGCTTTACTGCTTCCATCCAAATAATCTTCTCTGTAGTCCCCTTGGTTCGTAACATgaggaatttttttattattttaaataacaacttATTCCTCATTTTCCATGTACTTCATGCTTAACCATTTTAGAATGATTAGAAATTAAATGGCCTAATTGAAAATGAAATTGCATAGATTTTTAAATCCTGCAAAACCGAAAATATAAAGTCAATCAGGGCTAAACTTTTTTGGCTCCGACCAATGatcaagaataaaaaaaaagatttttttttcataaaaaaaagagtCACCATTCACaaatgataattatttttttcttatctatactattaaaatggaaggaattctaaaaaatctacttaaacaaggttgttggacatattcactaaaaaaataatacgtcttattttatacttacattaattaatcaaaattatcAGTATTATTAATAGGGAACAACCCAACTGCCTATCATCATTATATCACCGATATATTTgcatccactacaagaaaacatattttttaggAGGGCAATATACGTTGTACCTTCGTcataaacggggtgttacgatgAAATAACCTCGAAACACGTTTCGTCATAAAACGCCCGTCGTAACCGaagtttcgtcgtaaatgacttgttaactttacgacgaaatatattcctcgtaaagcgcagaccatagtttcgtcgtaaacgagaCGTAATAATTCGTGGTAAACTCAACGTAATGGATTCAATGTAAAGCAGACGTAAATATTTTCGTTGTAACGAAcacgtaaacatttcgatgtaaaaccctcgtaaatatttcgatgtaaactccacgtAAATGTTTCGACGGTAATCAGTCGTAAATATTTACGTCGAGTTTACATCGACGTTTcgttttataatatagattttgaatattttttaacctcaaatatatttaattttataatatatatttgaatttatttaaaattcggaattttaaattattttaattttaaaacaaaatatgaaaataaaaaacatatattaaaaaagcatttaaaagtcataatatttaaattcataatacaaaccgaaatattaaaaaaaactacatatcatcgaagtagtcggtagggttgctcggctgttgacgggttggatcggactcttggggatctcgtactggcaacccaagagcggctcgtctgtcactcaacattctctgcataagcggatttcccacggccatcacgtctagcaaatcctcaagagagtctaaacgaacctgctggctatccattcgagctttcatctgagaagtctcttcatcccgtctcgaagtgtatgacgaagttgcccttgcaacttcgttaacagagcctataccgactattcgtcccttctttctaggagccagctataaaattaaaacatatattaatatagttattaataataatgTAAACACAAATTTTTAGTTGTACTAcatcttcgaagattctgtccgcttcttcggtggacaatgtgacgggtaatccatcgggagactcctgagttagttgcgtctcccgttcttcaatccgagtaGCCACTGCTTGAgcgagtttctcagatgcaggatccacaaaaactccgtcggatgtggcgtgagtcatcttgaataggtcagacagagatggtaagactcccgtcttctccaactacaaaaaaaaaattattaaaaattatattaattgaatattttaaaataaatatttaaaacaaaacttacaactTCTAGATGGATGCATGCATGTGGTTTTTggccggttctgtgaagcatgggcaaattaccatctttatccttcgttcttcgagaagccgagcacgaattggcctttttgatcgaagaggggtgcttccaataggcgatgaggccatcccacacatccttcgtgagctcagtgggctttccctcatacccgtcgagctcccacttgtccttccaatcagagactgtgttgcagaggcggacCTTTGCTTTTGCAACAAATTTCGCCTTCACcatctcggtgattcccaaagaccaatgccacttttgctgaaacaaattaaaattttgaagaaattacaattaataataatatttaaaaaaatacatatttaaaaatgaaaatttaattaaatttaaaaatcttaccgcaaacattttaaaccaagtgatcttaacgtgatttggagtcttgctccagttcggatatgccccgtcgtagtaacccttaatcgttttcgaaacgctccggccaacacggttgttagccccaaacctgaaaggaaaacaatttaaccgttagaaaataaaaataatttaaattttaatgtaataaaaatttataacttaccaataagtttcTGGGGGtttatcggggtctagaacatccaaaccctcctgtccaggctgggcaagcaaatcctccaccgtatatctcgcgaatggggcatatgaaggcacacgcagatccggatgaactgcaccttctgggataggctgaggtgcagccgctggaggaggaggtggaggcatctgcggtggaggCATCGGTGGAGGAGGACTCCAAGCAACTCTCTGAGAaggctgagagtctggaactgcggTGGAGGATGATGGaccggaagacgatggaccggaagaagatgtaccggaaccattgTCGCCAAACAAATCTCTATAACTAGGTGCTGCTGATTttcttctaggagccatctaaaaataattaaaataaatttaatcaattatgacataattaaaatattattccgttacctaactaatcacctaaactaattccgttacctaactaatcacctaaactaattccgctacctaactaatcacctaaactaatttaaaaaaaaaaaaaaagagagaagagagagtttaccTTAGAGAGAGCAAAGGAATTTGGGAGGAATGAGCGAGGCAGCCTCGCTCTCGGCGTCTCCTTTTATAGattaggattcgtcgtaaaagcgacgtaaatttacgacgaatttaccaggcccgcgtttttccatttacgacgaatttaccaggcccgcgtttttccatttacgacgaaattaccaggcccgtgtttttcgatttacgacgaaattaccaggcccgcgtttttccatttacgacgaaattacgtcttCCGTGTTATTTTTACATCGATTTTAcgacgcttaaccctaaacaccgagaatgaaatccctaaaccccaaagtcacatatcatctaacatcatatcttatTTCATACTACTTCTTACTCtttcttttagaaaattttacaatagagaaatccaacatttgatacatatattacatcactctaaatcgttttcgttctcatcactattacatcactctaaatcgttttcgttctcatcactatcattacaatcatcatcgtcgcttctatcgaactcgtcttcacgtgcttcatctgtcgcatcttcgggaatatcttcatattgaaagttttgcgggtcgatcaaaagaatttcatcagttggttgttctggtacctcaacttcagtgatagcatcttcttcttgcaagggcggttcttctccaacGACAATGcatccacgaggtgtaattttgatagcagttacccagtttatcccggaagttcgaagccgaggataaggaaggaagctaacttgctcggcttgtgaagctaaaatgaaaggctcaaatttgttgtatcttctcccaaaattgacatccacaacaccaaatttgttataccgaatccctcggttcacaacaggatcgaaccattcacatttgaagaggacgcattttagcttcaataactcCGGAAATTctacttcaataatctcctgcaatatcccgtaaaagtctgtttcacctttcacacatattccgtagttactcgttgcccgatgtctcccatattcgtatgtgtgaaaggtaaatcctcgtgtgaaatacattggtgatgtggtgacctttgcaactggaccttgaaccaattcgtgaaaccatacgggataataaggatcgtcataatcaacctgcaaaaagcatatatatattcttaaacacttacttaattaatataatagtatgagatatattacttgtgattttaaccacttgacaaagtgcttatctttacgtgtatccacatcagttgcagatattcctggtattgcttcttcaacttgagatacaaacatcctgcaaattgaacaaataatcaaatcatacataattaacttcaattcatataattatcattcacaaaaatatttacctttcaaagtaacgggtcattgCATCCTCGctgttgagcagaatataagtgtgggcactatgtttatcttcttcacatgaccaccatacttctttcgttttaccaccaaaccgtccaattttgcagaaaatgtcaggaacaccatcaattggatatgatgtcggtactccaccatcatcatatctcctaggaactctttttctcgtacgaacagttggagcaaagtagtatgatgtgaagttagatgtttcggctgtcaaactccccgcaactattgaaccctctacctttgcaagatttcttgctttccccttcaaatgtttcatctgtcgctcatacggatacatccatccgttgtgaacaggtccacgaagcaatgcttcatacggtaggtggacaactagatgctccatgacgtcaaaaaatgaaggaagaaatatcttctccaggttgcacaatatgatcggaatgttctgatgaagttgttcgatgacttcttctttgaacgtacgtgtgctaagatctctgaaaaatgctccgatggctgtatattttaaaaggaatcaaattaataacatttcataacatatgtatatatataaatttacaattacctgcaagtgcttcgtggacatttgctggaaggagctcggcaaaagcaaatggaagcagtcgttgcataaacacatgataATCATGACttttcattccggagaacttttgacctcgttcaataCATCTTgacatatttgaaacataactatcaggaaacttaacttccgatgcaacccagtcaaacaaggttgttttggctgctgatgacaaccggaagatgggaacatgaacgtttccattgctcttgatatgtaactcacttcttgagcaaatatcaagTAAGtcaatccttgactttttgttatcttttgtcttcccagggacgttaagtaatgtattcatgatgttctaaaaaaagttcttctcgatatgcatgacatccagattgtggcgtaagagaagatccttccaataaggtagctcccaaaatatactcttcttatgccaattgtgagatacACCATACCCATCAAGCATATtcccaggaacatgccaatttcctccaaccttaactgtttcctgagctccgtaataatcaatgtccgcttcgatctgcttgccggtgagatatggaggaggactgtctctgacaatttttttgtgtcgaaacaatgtcttatttcttctgtacggatgggcaagtggaagaaagcgacgatgacaatcaaaccaataactcttcctaccattcttcagttgaaaagcatccgtggatccaagacaatacagacaagataatcttccatgtgttgtccagccagacaacatcccataagcagggaaatcacttatcggccacatcagaactgctcgcatcgtaaaattgtttttcaaggaacaatcgtacgtcctcaccccttctgaccacaattgctttagctcttctatcaacggttgaagaaaaacatcaagagaccgttttggatgcttcggccatgggattaatatggtcaaaaatagaaattcttgttccatgcacatatccggcggtaaattatacggcgtaagaatgactggccacaaagaatattgtctaccagacattccaaatggactaaatccatcggtgcataacccaagatagacattccgaatatttgtagcaaaatctccgtgtaccttgttgaaatgtttccacgctcttgcgtctgatggatgtgcaacctcaccatctctctggacatgttcggcatgccacctcatcgacgcagcagtcctctcagattgatataatcttttcaatctgtctgtaattggtaggtaccacatcctttggtacggtaccctattcctcccacggccttgcagtttgaatcgtggttttttgcagaatcgacactcttctaacttgtcatcttccttccagtagatcatgcagttgtcgacgcaaacatcaatcatctccgagggtaacccaagactataaaccaatttctgaatctcataataagattcagcagacacgttgtcttctggcaaatactctttaaacaactccgcccatgcatccatgcaattctcaggtaaattatgatccgttctctacaaccagtgtagattggttgatttgcagcatctagcatttcataaaacctttttgcatccaaattaggttcttctacatttccagttccatcagctattgttgtagttgtttctaaaaatgcatcactaatcatatcttgaaccctatcatgatctaccatctgctcctcttgatgataattatattcattatgcacatgattcggttcttcattatgatgagcatcctcaaaattagcatcctcaaaattagcattactactactagcttcatttcccccataaccctctccatgttgataccaaatgcagtactgtggtgtaaatcctctgtttactaaatgattccatacagtttcactacgtgcaaatttcgaattcttgcattttgaacaggggcagaacatcttaccgctttcctgcgtgatcggtgtacagcccgcctggtgcatgaatgtctctagcccgttcAGAAATgcattcgtcactctcccgtcggaatctttgtgcaaatacatccaacttcgcaactcgtaaatactaccgccaccgaccatttttcttctatttttttaaaaaatttttttttttccgtttgggtcttgtgaggaagagagttgtgtgttgtgtgttgtgaggaagagagctgtgggaaatgacatatatatagagaaattttcgagttgggtagttgaaatataacaacgattttacaaggaaacttttacatggattttacatggttttttacaacgactttacaacgAACTTCGATAagtttttcacctaaatataacggtaacatgattcgttgtaatgtcgatgtaaagtTTTCTTTTCGACGTACATGCGTCGTAatattacatggcgtttacgacgaaatatggtttcgttggtttcgtcgtaattgcgttgttaaCCCACCATTTACTATTTCTAAGACGACGATAAGGAACCTGTGTcgttcgtctgtctgccaattcagtggaacgacaaggagaaagtggacGAAAGTGCAGCTGGTTTGTACTTGAGAGGAACCTTTGACGATGGTCGGAGGTTCCACTCAAGTATAAACCAACTGCACTTCCCTCCACTTTCTCCTTGTCGctccactgaattggcagacagacgaatgACTCATGTTCCTTATCGTCATCTTCGAAATAGTAATTGGTGGCTGAATGAGGAGCAGAGTCTAAACGCCATCAGGttcgagaggaagagagttgtgtgttgtgaggaagagagttgtgtgttgtgaggaagagagttgtgggaaatgacatatatatagagaaatatggtaagttttacatggattttacatggaaaATTTGCAACGAGTTTACAACAaatttaggtaagttaaagcactttcaatacacgttttcacctttatataacgataacatgattcgttgtaatgtcgatgtaacgtttacaactatttcgcattccacgtacttttgtcgtaaacttacattgacTTTACGACAAATcctttcgtcgtaaattaccatggagtttacgacgaaataatgtctcgtcgtaattgcgttgtaaagttgatgtaaatttacgaggaaataatttcgtcgtaaaacgcCGTTGTTACtgctatgttttcttgtagtgatctaACATAGTCTTTTACACATAGTAATATTTTGAATGCATTATTATTCACTTCATTAAGCGAGGAAAAAgtcaaaacaaataataatatgaaatgcacatatttttgaacttatataaataaccaaacataaaaaaaatcaaaatgctACTGGTCGTGATTAAATTAGTGGATATGTTATCCATGTatgttttaaaatctatatatgaacttacaaaatatattcaaggtattatgtatattttcaatacaaaccaaatCCCTATAAAATGAaccatataatatatacttatttgacTCTCACCATTTTCATGTACTTTCTTGAATCTATGTATTTGTTCAAATACATATTTTCTAGagatttttatcatattttcagTATAaatcaaaccctataccctaaactatATTCCATAAACTTCTAAACCATATATCCtaaactttatttcatatatttctaaactataatctcattttatatacatttactttatatgacaaatcaaatagtttatttagttttatgtattattataaaCCATGAGAAGTTAATCAACTTTTTGAAAAGTGTTATCAGATATTTCCGGGATTTTATAAGGacaaatcaaatagtttatttagttttatgcaTTACTAAAGAGTACGAGaagtttaatgatttttttaaaaaagtgttATCAGGTTTTTATGGGTTTTACCGGAGGGTAATTGGTGTCGGTTCATATgttaattaacaattttttaatttatctgaTCTTTAATTAACATGTTTTCATTAAATCTGAATTTTGTGGAAACATATCAGTTGGTAAGAACCTTTGATAGAATGCTACATGAAAAACATAAGTCAGTCCATATTATATACATCAAGGGTTTATCGGTTCAACCGCGAGTCTGGATCAGATATAAATCACTCGATATATTTCAATTTGTCTGTTTATTATATGTGTACCCCCAATAAAAAGGAgttaaataatttgtaaaaacaTAATGCTTTCTTCGCACCATTTAAATGTAGATGCACTATCAATCCCCAACAGTCGGCTTCGGTTTGGGTATTTGGGTTTTTAGTGTTTTGGTTCTAGAAATTTAGGAGCCATTCATgtatttacaaaatttggtttggtttaattcAGTTGGGTTATTgaggttttggttcggtttggtagTAAACTTAGGAACCGACTAATATCCAAAAAATGTGGATCCACTTCAGTTCTGCTTCGATTCTGTTTTTTTCAGGTAATTTCAGatttatagataaaatattaGATCTTTTGGGTTTTCAGTTTAAATATCAGATCATTCGGTTTTTTGAATAA is a genomic window of Brassica napus cultivar Da-Ae chromosome A2, Da-Ae, whole genome shotgun sequence containing:
- the LOC125588284 gene encoding dormancy-associated protein homolog 2-like, encoding MGVLENLWDDVVAGPQPEARGRGHLRRISTGLTSLNNTKEATMVGGSASLPASPTTPATPGSGRKVDVWRSVFHPASNVTTREIGANVFDKPSHPNSPTVYDWLYSSETRSKHR
- the BNAA02G22630D gene encoding uncharacterized protein ECU03_1610, with translation MNMAAMQLSSTASCGLFRAFPESRAPPRTPAVVIGRKHSRVIFASSVNNHSKGRNDPVEKARDSRADLANDSRKWREESGEDLEACKEQAKDKAYDMKDKTKDKAYDVKEKTRGYAEETKDKVNEGASRAADKAYETKEKAKDKAYDVKEKTKDKAEETKDRAKEYAEDSKEKSEDLAQGFKEKAQDVGEKTMETVKDAWETAKSTAQKVTEAVVGSGEEADRERHDVDKGVEDLSKKAKENWKDDDDDLKGF